The window AAGACTTGAGCACCCTTGCCTCATATTCTGCCGTCTCCCCCGCAAGTCTCCTTTTTCCGGGATAAAGGAACATCTGGGATGCGGTGAACATCCATTGCGAATCGTTCATCTCACCGTAGGTTATCCTGTCAAAACCAGCATTCTGATATCCGAACATGAACATCGGATCAGGGAGAGACCTTTTAACTGCAACCTGCTTGAAGGCTGCATCCGCTTTCTCTTGTGCGGCAATCAGCTGGGGATTGTTATTTAGCGCGTCAGTTATAAGTTCTTCAAGCATTTGATCCCTGGCTTGAAGGGACTTATTTTCAAATACAAATAAAAAAGCCAAAAGAACAATAAAAGCAGCCTTGCGCATGGCAGGCCCCTTTTATCTTACATCTATATTAAGCTTGGATTTTCCCTTATTTCCTGCTGCCTCAACCTTCACTTCAACAGACCATGCCCCGGACATTGAAAAATTAAGTTTGCCGGAGTATATACCGTCCTTTCCAGCAAGAGCTGCCTTGTAATTCATTGCAGGCATACCGGGCATAGCAGGCATAATATATTCAATATTAACCTTTGCATCTTTTACCGGCCTACCCGCAACATCCCAGACAAGAATACTAATATTGTTCTCACCCGTAACCGGCGGGTTTTTGTCAAGCGTTATATCAAGTTTGAAAGGGCCTGCCTGTTTGCTTGTTTCAAAACCCTTTGCGTAAGCGGCAGAAGTTATCAGCATTATTATCATTATTATTGTCAACATCGTCTTTTTCATATGATCCTCCCATAAAACTCATATTGTTTTATAATAGGGTTTATTTTCATCAGGACAAGTCCTGTCAGGTTTTCTCTATAAGCTGTTTTAGTTCAAGCGCCGCTTCATAAGGATCAGGGGCCGCGCAAATGGCTGATACTACTGCAATGGAATCGGCACCGGCCCTGATTACAGCAGCTGCATTTTTCATGTTTATACCCCCGATGGCCACAAGCTTATGCCGGGAAAAGGCCTTGATTCGTGAAAGCCCGTCAAGCCCCCAGGCGTACTTCGTATCAGTCTTGGTAGGCGTATCAAAGACAGGGCTTACGCCCAGATAGTCGGCGTCAAGATCCTGGGCCTTCTCCACATCTTCCCATGTCTCGACGGACAGGCCGATTATGGCCTCAGGTCCCATAAGTCTCCTTACTTCGATAAAGGGCATATCGGACTGCCCAACATGAACTCCATCGGCACCCACAGCCAGCGCTACATCCACGCTGTCATTGATTATCAGAGGAATATTGAATGGCTTTATAAGCCCTTTTATCTTTTTTGCCTGTTCGATGAACAGATTCAAGGGGAGCTTTTTTTCTCTTATCTGAACACAGGAAACTCCTCCCCTGACGGCCATAAGGACTACCTCTTCGAGTGGCCTTTTCCCGCATAATTCCCGGTCTGTAACAAGATACAGGCCCTGCATGTCAGTTCTCTACTTTCAGGCGCTGTCCTATATCATCAATCGAAAGATTAAAAAGAGCATCATAAAAACCAACCTGCAATGTTCCCGGCCCTGCTGCACGCTCAGCTGCAATTTCGCCTGCTATGCCCATCACCGCCATGGCATGCGCGGCAGCCTGTGCACGATTTTCACTGACCGCGGCAAAAGCCCCGCAGAGAGCCGTCGCCGTACAGCCCAGACCGGTCACCCTTGTCATCATCTTATGGCCGTTTCTGATCTTTATTATACGGCCTGCATCGATGACATAATCGGTTTCGCCGCTTATGCAGACAACCGAGCCGTAATCTTCATTAATACTCATGCCTGTCGAAACCGCATCATGTGAAGCCTTGGTGCTGTCTACACCCTTTGTCGTGCCCGCATCCTCATAGACCGACATGATTTCAGAGGCATTCCCTCTGATAACTGAAGGCCTGAACACCCTGATAAATTCCCGTGCCGTTTCCGTCCTGAAACTGGTGGCGCCTGCACCGACAGGGTCCAGTATGACGGGTATATTCCTGAGGGTAGCCCTCTCGGCTGCCTTGAACATGGCCTTTATCCATTCCCTGCTTAAAGTTCCAATATTGACAACCAGGGCAGCAGCTATACCCACCATTTCATCCATTTCCTCCAAGGCATGGGCCATCACAGGAGAGGCGCCGATTGCAAGAAGCGCATTGGCCGTGGAATTCATGACCACATAGTTGGTTATATTATGAATAACCGGCGAGAGTTTTCTTATGCTCTCGACCGATCCCCATACATCCGTCACATTACATTTGGGCATTACCAATTCTCCTTTAATAAGTTTTGATCTTTACTGGTTCTGGAACAGCCAGGTTGATAGGTAGCGCTCGCCTGTATCAGGAAGAAGAACAACAATTATCTTTCCCTTGGCTTCAGCTCTCGCGGCAACCTGAAGTCCGGCCCACAAAGCCGCACCGCTTGAAATACCGGCAAGAATGCCTTCCTCCTTTGCAAGAGCCCTTGCCGCTATTCCCGCATCATCATTGGCAACAGTAATAATTTCATCAAGTATTTTTCTGTTGAGCACGTCAGGCACAAAACCTGCTCCTATACCCTGAATCTTGTGAGCCCCTGATTTCCCTCCTGAAAGAACCGGTGAATCCTTGGGCTCGACCCCTATGATTTTTACCCCGGGCAATTTATCTTTAAGCACCTCGCCAACGCCTGTGATTGTTCCGCCCGTACCGATACCTGCAACAAAATAGTCAACCTTGCCGCCCGTGTCGGACAATATTTCCACGGCAGTAGTCCGCCTGTGAATCTCAGGGTTTGCAGGATTCCTGAACTGCTGCGGTATGAAGCTGCCCGGGATTTCAGCTGCAAGCTCTTCCGCCTTTTGGACAGCACCCGTCATCCCTTTTGCCCCTTCTGTCAGCACGATTTCGGCGCCCAGGATTGCAACGAGCTGTCTCCTCTCAATGCTCATGGTTTCGGGCATGGTAAGTATCAGCCGGTAGCCGCGCGCAGCACATACGAAAGCAAGCCCGATTCCGGTATTGCCGCTCGTGGGTTCAATGATTACCGTACCTTTTTTTATAAGCCCTTTTTTCTCGGCATCATCGATCATGGCGACTGCAAGCCTGTCCTTGACGCTGGAAAGGGGGTTGAACGACTCGACCTTGACAAGCACCTGCGCACCAAGACCTTCAGCCATCCTGTTGATACGCACAAGAGGGGTGTTTCCTATTGTCTTTGTTATATCGCTGTAAATCATATCGTCTCCTTTTTAAAAGTATCCCCTCTTCAGAGTGGTGATACTTGCTGGATTCTTCTATGCCTTTGCAAGGGCCTGGTCAAAATCCGCAATTATATCGTCGATATTTTCGATGCCGATAGAGAGCCTGATGAAATCCGGCGTCACCCCTGTTGCGAGCTGCTCTTTTTCCGAAAGCTGCTGATGGGTGGTGGTAGCAGGATGAATGGCCAGGGTCTTTGCATCGCCGATATTTGCAAGGTGGCTCGCCAGCTCAAGCGATTCTATGAAGCGCCTGCCAGCCCTTATGCCGCCTTTTATGCCGAAGCCGATAATCGCCCCTGCTCCCCTGCCCAGATATCTATCGGCCCGTAATTTTTCCGGGCTTGAAATAAGACCGGGATAATTGACCCATTTTACCTTCGGGTGCCCTTTAAGGAATTCAGCAGTTGCCAGTGCGTTCGCTGAATGCCTTTCCATTCTCAGGTGAAGCGTCTCAAGCCCCTGCAGAAGAAGAAAGGCGTTGAACGGGCTTATGGCCGGCCCCAGGTCGCGAAGGAGAACAACGCGTGCCTTTGCAATATATGCCTGAGCGCCCAGGGCCTTATGGAAATCAAGACCGTGATAGTTCCTGTCGGCACCTGAGATGAGAGGGAACTTGCCGCTTCCGAAATCGAATTTTCCGGAATCTACAATGATGCCGCCCAATGATGTCCCGTGGCCGCCGATGAATTTAGTCGCAGAATATACGGCTATATCCACCCCGAAATCAAAGGGCCTCAGAATATACGGGCTCACCGTGTTGTCCATGATAAAAGGTATGCCATGACTGTGCGCAACAGCGGCAATGCCTTCAATGTCCGCCACATCGAGCTTGGGATTTCCTATAGATTCGGCATACACCGCCTTTGTCCTGTCAGTAACGGCTGCCTTCAGTTCGTCGAGGTCATTCGATTTTACGAATTTGACTTTTATTCCGAATCTTGGAAATGTGTTGTGAAAAAGATTGTATGTCCCGCCGTAAAGATTATCCGCAGACACAATTTCATCACCCGATTGTGCCAGGTTCAAAAGTGCGAGCGTAATGGCTGACTGACCGCTTGCAACGGCCAGGGCGCCGACACCGCCGTCCATAAGCGCAATGCGCTTTTCGAGGACATCGGTTGTCGGGTTCATAAGCCTTGTATAGATATTGCCGGACTCTTTGAGCCCGAAAAGGTTTGCTGCGTGTTCAGTATCTTTGAACTGATACGACGTCGTCTGATAAATCGGCACGGCGCGCGAGCCTGTCGTCGGATCAGGCTCCTGGCCTCCATGCAGGAGCAGGGTTTCAATCCTAAGTTTATCATCTATTTTACTCATTATAATCTCCTGATTTCATGCGGGGACATTTGCCCCCATTCAGTTGTCCGTTATTCTCTGTTCCCCGCTCAATATGTCGCCGCGCTGACCCATGAGCTTGCTTGCAAGAGTTATGTTGGTCACCCTGGCGAGCTTGACCGCCTGATTGGTGGCACTGCCGAGTGCGGCTATAACGGGGAA of the Desulfomonilia bacterium genome contains:
- a CDS encoding FixH family protein, with amino-acid sequence MTIIMIIMLITSAAYAKGFETSKQAGPFKLDITLDKNPPVTGENNISILVWDVAGRPVKDAKVNIEYIMPAMPGMPAMNYKAALAGKDGIYSGKLNFSMSGAWSVEVKVEAAGNKGKSKLNIDVR
- the thiE gene encoding thiamine phosphate synthase, yielding MQGLYLVTDRELCGKRPLEEVVLMAVRGGVSCVQIREKKLPLNLFIEQAKKIKGLIKPFNIPLIINDSVDVALAVGADGVHVGQSDMPFIEVRRLMGPEAIIGLSVETWEDVEKAQDLDADYLGVSPVFDTPTKTDTKYAWGLDGLSRIKAFSRHKLVAIGGINMKNAAAVIRAGADSIAVVSAICAAPDPYEAALELKQLIEKT
- the thiM gene encoding hydroxyethylthiazole kinase, whose amino-acid sequence is MPKCNVTDVWGSVESIRKLSPVIHNITNYVVMNSTANALLAIGASPVMAHALEEMDEMVGIAAALVVNIGTLSREWIKAMFKAAERATLRNIPVILDPVGAGATSFRTETAREFIRVFRPSVIRGNASEIMSVYEDAGTTKGVDSTKASHDAVSTGMSINEDYGSVVCISGETDYVIDAGRIIKIRNGHKMMTRVTGLGCTATALCGAFAAVSENRAQAAAHAMAVMGIAGEIAAERAAGPGTLQVGFYDALFNLSIDDIGQRLKVEN
- the cysK gene encoding cysteine synthase A; this translates as MIYSDITKTIGNTPLVRINRMAEGLGAQVLVKVESFNPLSSVKDRLAVAMIDDAEKKGLIKKGTVIIEPTSGNTGIGLAFVCAARGYRLILTMPETMSIERRQLVAILGAEIVLTEGAKGMTGAVQKAEELAAEIPGSFIPQQFRNPANPEIHRRTTAVEILSDTGGKVDYFVAGIGTGGTITGVGEVLKDKLPGVKIIGVEPKDSPVLSGGKSGAHKIQGIGAGFVPDVLNRKILDEIITVANDDAGIAARALAKEEGILAGISSGAALWAGLQVAARAEAKGKIIVVLLPDTGERYLSTWLFQNQ
- a CDS encoding O-acetylhomoserine aminocarboxypropyltransferase/cysteine synthase — translated: MSKIDDKLRIETLLLHGGQEPDPTTGSRAVPIYQTTSYQFKDTEHAANLFGLKESGNIYTRLMNPTTDVLEKRIALMDGGVGALAVASGQSAITLALLNLAQSGDEIVSADNLYGGTYNLFHNTFPRFGIKVKFVKSNDLDELKAAVTDRTKAVYAESIGNPKLDVADIEGIAAVAHSHGIPFIMDNTVSPYILRPFDFGVDIAVYSATKFIGGHGTSLGGIIVDSGKFDFGSGKFPLISGADRNYHGLDFHKALGAQAYIAKARVVLLRDLGPAISPFNAFLLLQGLETLHLRMERHSANALATAEFLKGHPKVKWVNYPGLISSPEKLRADRYLGRGAGAIIGFGIKGGIRAGRRFIESLELASHLANIGDAKTLAIHPATTTHQQLSEKEQLATGVTPDFIRLSIGIENIDDIIADFDQALAKA